In Methanobacteriaceae archaeon, a single window of DNA contains:
- a CDS encoding TrmJ/YjtD family RNA methyltransferase — protein MIKIGDTAVSEEQVVETTTMDSSKQKEESDSEKKSTSTKKAKSTGQSRGTARAKLIKDQEEKEVSLFKENIYIVFVECETPGNIGFLARTMANFGLKNLVLINPPTLTNEAYYQATHGKYIVENAKIYSTLDEFYQSQRIDFKVASTGMAGGSYNLSRIPIRPEELGKSMNVSNKIAIIFGREGNGLTNKEIEDCDICVSIPTDPTYPIMNISHAAAIIFYELFRNKHDYCAEGLDESTDLEKEFLLNDMNDIINSLDIPDHKKRNGLKTFNNIISRAFITSREAHTFKGILRRLKNKLGEE, from the coding sequence TTGATTAAAATAGGAGATACTGCAGTTAGTGAAGAACAGGTAGTTGAAACTACCACTATGGACTCATCTAAACAAAAAGAGGAATCTGATAGTGAAAAAAAGTCAACTTCAACAAAAAAAGCCAAATCAACTGGACAATCCAGAGGAACTGCAAGAGCAAAGTTAATAAAGGACCAGGAAGAAAAAGAAGTCAGTTTATTTAAAGAAAACATTTATATTGTTTTTGTTGAATGTGAAACTCCTGGAAATATTGGTTTTCTTGCAAGAACCATGGCAAACTTCGGATTAAAGAATTTAGTTTTAATTAATCCACCTACATTAACAAATGAAGCTTATTATCAGGCAACTCATGGAAAATACATTGTTGAAAATGCAAAGATATATTCTACTTTAGATGAATTTTATCAATCCCAAAGAATTGATTTCAAAGTTGCATCAACTGGAATGGCTGGTGGAAGTTATAATTTATCCAGAATTCCAATTAGGCCCGAAGAACTCGGTAAATCAATGAATGTTTCAAATAAGATTGCAATAATATTTGGAAGAGAAGGAAACGGACTTACAAACAAAGAAATTGAAGATTGTGATATCTGCGTTTCCATTCCAACAGATCCGACATACCCAATCATGAATATCTCTCACGCAGCAGCAATCATATTTTATGAATTATTTAGAAACAAACATGACTACTGTGCTGAAGGGCTTGATGAAAGTACTGATTTAGAAAAAGAATTCTTATTAAATGATATGAATGATATAATTAACAGTTTAGATATTCCAGACCATAAGAAAAGAAATGGTCTTAAAACTTTTAATAACATTATTTCAAGAGCATTTATTACATCTAGAGAAGCGCACACATTTAAAGGAATATTAAGAAGACTAAAAAATAAACTCGGTGAAGAATGA
- a CDS encoding 4Fe-4S binding protein, with product MRRIRFVDISKFILKYIFNWRFWIAEFTKKSKIYKKFIDKFLFDEDTIIVVPNTINVNKKIESTGSEFLPTDIIKEVVKQSKDIVIMDTCLCRESNGCEDYPHDIGCIFLGPTSRKIPDHIGKKASVEEALAQIDRADAAGLTHIIGRNKIDTVWMNIRPGKGLLTICHCCPCCCLWKVHPNLDEDISGKLEKLDGVEVKLNQDNCTLCKKCLDDLCMYQAISLKDNKIAIDNDTCKGCGLCVNACKFDAITIDYTKETIDNVVNRIEDLLEIKE from the coding sequence ATGAGACGAATCAGATTTGTAGACATTAGTAAATTTATTCTCAAATATATTTTTAATTGGAGATTTTGGATTGCAGAATTCACCAAAAAATCAAAGATATATAAAAAATTCATTGATAAGTTTCTTTTTGATGAAGACACAATTATTGTTGTGCCAAATACAATTAATGTAAATAAAAAAATTGAATCAACAGGTTCAGAGTTTTTACCTACAGACATTATTAAAGAAGTTGTTAAACAAAGCAAAGACATCGTTATTATGGATACATGTCTTTGTAGAGAGTCAAACGGCTGTGAAGATTACCCACATGATATTGGATGTATATTTTTAGGCCCGACCTCTCGAAAAATTCCAGATCATATTGGTAAAAAAGCAAGTGTAGAAGAAGCATTAGCTCAAATTGACAGGGCTGATGCAGCTGGATTAACCCATATTATTGGAAGAAATAAAATTGACACCGTCTGGATGAACATACGTCCTGGAAAAGGACTTTTAACAATTTGTCACTGCTGTCCATGCTGTTGTTTGTGGAAAGTTCACCCAAACCTTGATGAAGACATCAGCGGTAAATTAGAAAAGCTTGATGGTGTTGAAGTAAAACTTAATCAAGATAACTGTACATTATGTAAAAAATGTTTAGACGACCTTTGTATGTATCAGGCAATTAGCTTAAAAGACAATAAAATAGCTATAGATAATGATACATGTAAAGGATGCGGTCTTTGTGTTAATGCATGTAAATTTGATGCAATTACAATAGATTATACTAAAGAAACTATTGACAATGTTGTTAATAGAATTGAAGATTTACTTGAAATTAAAGAATAA
- the dcd gene encoding dCTP deaminase has translation MAILSDKDIKKYLKEGKIGIDPLLDEKQIQPSSVDMRLGDEFKVFKVIRKPYIDPKDEEDIASYMESTTVEEGEAFIIHPNEFALATTLEYVKVPDDLVARVEGRSSMGRLGVTMHVTAGFIDPGFEGKITLEISNIGAMPVALYPGQRVCQIVFETMTTPSELPYGHPDRQSKYMGQTSPESSRVKLDYELKK, from the coding sequence ATGGCTATTTTAAGTGATAAGGATATAAAGAAATATCTAAAAGAAGGTAAAATTGGTATTGACCCTCTTTTAGATGAAAAACAAATTCAACCTTCCTCTGTTGATATGAGATTGGGGGATGAATTTAAGGTATTTAAAGTTATTAGAAAACCATATATTGATCCAAAAGATGAAGAAGACATCGCATCTTACATGGAATCAACAACCGTTGAAGAAGGTGAAGCATTTATAATCCACCCTAACGAATTTGCCCTTGCTACTACATTAGAATATGTAAAAGTTCCTGATGACTTGGTTGCAAGAGTAGAAGGTCGTTCAAGTATGGGAAGACTTGGAGTTACAATGCACGTTACCGCAGGATTTATTGATCCTGGATTTGAAGGTAAAATCACCTTAGAAATATCAAATATTGGTGCAATGCCTGTAGCATTATATCCTGGTCAAAGAGTATGCCAAATCGTATTTGAGACCATGACAACACCATCAGAACTTCCTTATGGACATCCTGATAGACAAAGTAAATACATGGGACAAACTAGTCCTGAAAGCAGTAGAGTTAAATTAGATTACGAATTAAAAAAATAA